The genomic region GCCTTGTTCCACCCCAGTCGCGATCAGGTGCGCCAGTTTTTCTTCGATGCCTGGGCCAAGTTCCAACAGCAGCAAGCCTTGACCGACCTCGAGACCATTGCTGTCGACATCATCCAGGCACATCCTGAATACCATCATGTCTTGGAGGCGCCTGAGCAATATCTGGAGCAGTCCTATTTCCCCGAAATGGGGGAAACCAATCCCTTTCTCCATATGAGCCTGCACCTTTCCGTACTTGAGCAAGTGTCCATTGACCAGCCTCCTGGTATCCATGCCGCTTACCATGCTTTGGCGCGCAAGTATGGCAGTGTGATTGAAGCGCAGCATGCGCTGATGGATTGCCTGGCTGAGGCGATCTGGCAAGCTCAGCGCAGTAGTACCGGTCTTGATGCACAGGCTTACGCCGCTTGTATCGAGGCCAAGGCAAGAGGCTAGCCGCGTAAGCGGATATCTTGCTGTACCGGATCAGTGGTGTTCGTGTCCATGCTGGCTGTCCAGCAAGCTGTAATAGTTTGAGGGCTCCAGCACGGTAGGTACGGCTTCCTCCGCCAGGAACGGGTAATCCTTGCTGTAGTGCAAGCCGCGGCTTTCCTTGCGCTCCATGGCGCTCTTCACGATAAGTTCCGCAACCTGCAACAGGTTGCGCAATTCGATCAGATTGTTGCTGATGCGGAAATTGCTATAAAACTCGTGCACTTCGTCGCGCAGCAAATGAATGCGGTGCAATGCGCGTGTCAGGCGCTTGTTGGTGCGGACGATGCCGACATAATTCCACATGGTGCGACGTAGCTCGCTCCAATTGTGGGTGATGATGATTTCCTCGTCCGCATCGGTGACGCGGCTCTCATCCCAGTAGGGCAGGATGATTTCCGGCATCTGAGGCTGCCTGAGGATGTCCTGCGCTGCTGCCTGGCCGAATACCAGGCACTCCAGCAGCGAATTGCTGGCAAGGCGGTTGGCGCCGTGCAGGCCGGTACAGGCTGTCTCCCCGATGGCATATAAGCGCGGAATGTCTGTGCGACCAATATGGTCGGTCATGATGCCGCCGCAGCTATAGTGTGCTGCAGGCACGACGGGAATGGGTTCGCGCGTGATGTCGATGCCCAGCTCGAAGCAGCGGCGGTAAATCGTGGGGAAGTGGGAAAGGATGAAGTCTGCTGGCTTGTGGGATATGTCGAGGTAGACGCACTCCAGGCCGCGTTTTTTCATTTCAAAATCAATTGCGCGCGCCACGATGTCGCGGGGCGCCAATTCGGCGCGCTCATCATGCCAAGGCATGAAACGTGTACCGTCCGGCAGCTTCAGTATGCCGCCCTCACCCCTGATAGCCTCTGAAATCAGGAACGATTTTGCTTCTGGGTGGTAAAGGCAGGTAGGATGGAACTGGATGAATTCCATATTGGCGATTCTGCAGCCTGCGCGCCAAGCCATGGCAACGCCGTCGCCAGAAGCGACATCCGGGTTGGTGGTATAGAGGTAGACCTTTCCTGTTCCGCCGGTGGCTAATACGGTATGCTGCGCACCAATCGTGAGCACCTTGCCAGTCGTATTGTCCAGTACATAGGCGCCCAGGCAGGCGCTGCCTTCCATGTTGACTTTGCCAGCAGTGATGAGGTCGACTGCAATATGCTCTTCCAAGACGGTGATGTTGGGGTGCTTGCGCACTTTTTCGGCAAGGGTTTTCTGGACGGCATGTCCAGTGGCATCGGCTGCATGAATGATGCGCCGATGGCTGTGACCGCCTTCGCGGGTAAGATGGAAACCACTATTGTCATCTTCACGTGTGAAAGGCACGCCTTCTGCAATCAGCCACTCGACTGTTTCCCGGCCATGTTCTGCAACCAGGCGGGTAACGGCAGCATCGCATAAACCCGCGCCAGCGATAAGGGTATCTTGAATATGCGCCTCTGTTGAGTCATCATCTGCAAGCACGGCAGCAATGCCGCCTTGCGCCCAGTTGCTTGAGCCATCGTTGATGCTGCGTTTGCTGATCAAGCAGACTTTTTTACTTGCCCCGACCTTGAGGGCGAGAGTGAGGCCTGCTAAGCCGCTGCCGATGATAAGGACGTCGTATTGCTGCATAAGAACCTAGAAATGGATGAACTTTAGCGAGTGTAGCGCTGTCTGTAGCACTAAGCTAGTCATGAAAATACAAAGGGAAGGTCATGATCAAGACAAATAATTTCGAGGAATTTTCGCGCATGAGCTTCGTCGACACGGGAGTGCGCGGGTATACTCCATCTGTCAAGAAAACACAGTCAGGGAGCGTGGCCGCAATGGCAGTAACCCCGCCAGCGGGTAATCGGGAGCTAGACCAGCAGTTAGTTGAGCGCGCACAAAGTGGTGATAAGCGTGCGTTCGGGTTGCTGGTGGATAAGTACCAGCGCAAGCTGGGACGATTGCTTTCGCGCTTGATCAGGGATCCCGCCGAAGTTGAGGATGTCGTCCAGGAATCCTTCATCAAGGCTTACCGGGCCTTGCCCAGCTTCCGTGGTGATAGTGCGTTTTATACCTGGTTGTACCGTATTGGCATCAACACTGCGAAGAATTACCTTGTCGCGATGGGACGCAGACCCCAGGCCACAGGGGATATCGAGATCGAAGACGCAGAAAATTTTGATGATGGCAATGAATTGCGCACCATGGATACCCCTGAGACGGAATTGATGGGCAAAGAGATTGCCCAAACTGTGAACGACACCGTCGCTATGTTGCCAGAGGAATTACGTACTGCGATTACCTTGCGCGAGATAGAAGGCCTTAGCTACGAGGAAATTGCCACCATGATGGACTGCCCCATAGGGACGGTACGTTCTCGTATTTTCCGTGCTCGTGAAACGATTGCCCAGAAGTTGCGTCCTTTATTGGACACCCCCGAAAACAGGAGATGGTAATGAAAAGTCAAATTTCAGCGCTGATGGATGGCGATATGGCGCTTGAGGATGCAGAGTATCTGTATACGACTTTGAAGTCTGGCGGTGAGTCTGCCCAGGCGTGGTCTGATTATCATTTGATTGGTGATGCCATGCGTGGCAACCCTGTTTTTAAGCCTGATTTTACCGAACGCCTGATGGCAGCGCTTGAGGAGGAGCCTGTGCTTTTGGTGCCTGCTGTCAAGCGTAAACAGGCCGTGCTAAAGAACAGCAGGTTTTGGTCTGTAGCCGCTTCGGTTTCTGCGGTTGCATTTGTTGGATGGGTTGTGTTGCAACAACAAGTGCAGAGCGATCTTGACGATGACGCAACGCCAATGGAGATTGCCCAAAGCTTGCCGGCTGACTATTGGCTTGCTCATCAATCCCAGGCCTCCAACAACTCTGCCTACTATATCCAGCCAGCCAATTACTCGGAGTAGTGGGTAGATGAAGCGTTTTCTGCTGGCTTGGTTGCTGGCAACTCCGTTTGTGGCTGCGCATGCTGAATCTGAAGACCCTTGGCTTGTCCTGCAAAAGGCTGCCCGCGCAGCGCATGAGCTTAGTTACAAAGGAGTATTCATCTACCAGGCGGGCGATAATATCAAATCCGTCCAAATTACCCATACGAATTCAGGCCAAGGCGAGTATGCGCGCATGGTGGTGCTGGATGGCGCACCGCGCGAAGTGCTCAGCCAGGGTGGGGATGTGGTCATCTTCAGCTCCAAGAATGAGAAAGTCATCATGGAAAAGCGTCGGGCGCATAACCTGTTCCCCGCTGTTCTGCCTGATGACATGGAGCTTCTCAAAGCCAATTATCAGGCTCGGATTGGCGGAACGGAGCGCATTGCCGGCCGCGCCGGTCGTGTAGTGTTCCTAGATCCGCGTGATGGCCTGCGCTATGCCTACAAGTTCTGGGCGGATTGCGAGTACGGCTTGCTGCTCAAGTCCCTGATGCTGAGCGAGCAAAAACAAATGCTGGAGCAAATGGCCTTCAGCCAGCTTAATATGATGGAAGAGCAGGGAATGGACTGGTTCCACCCTAGTGTCGATCATAGTAAGCATTATATTCTCGAAGAGGCTAATGCACAGCTGGTACAGGAGGCTTCGAACTGGACGGTTGGGGCCTTGCCGGTAGGCTACCGCAAGGTTGAGCAGGTGACCCGCTTGGTTCCTGGAAAAAGTGCGCCTGTTACACAAGTCATTTTCACGGATGGATTGGCTTCTGTCTCTCTCTTCATTGAACCTTTATCCAAGGGTGTTCGTCCTAGAATCGGCCAAACATCTAAAGGGGCTACCCACTTCTATGCCAATGTCAGCAAGGGGCATCAGATACTGGTGGTTGGCGAGGTTCCTGCTGCGACTGTAGCGCAGATAGGCAGCGCAGTCAGTTTCAAATAGCTCGTCAGTGCCTGAAGCACAGTGATTTTTAAAGTATGGATTGGCCTTGCAGCATGCAAGCTGTGAGGTGCGCATTTTCATGGTTCATGAATGATGGTGTGTGAGTTTGCTGCTACAAAGTTCTTGGCAGCGTATGAGTGTGACGTGTTAACGAGGTGACGCAATGTTTAAAAAGCTAATTGCCATGTCAGCAATTTGTTTATTTGTTGGTATGGCGGGGGCAACGCCGGTTTTAGCCAAGGAATTGCCCGATTTTACCGAGCTGGCGGAAAAGCAGGGAGCGGCAGTGGTCAATATCAGCGTGACCCAGGTCGTACAGTCTGGAATAGGTGGATCTCCTTTTCCCGGATTCCCCGAAGATGAGGCATTGAATGAATTCTTTCGCCGTTTTGGCATTCCAGGGTTTCCGGGTGTGCCGCGCGGACAAGGTGGTCCACAGCAACCTGAATTTAAATCCCAGTCCCTCGGGTCAGGATTCATCATTAGCAGCGATGGTTATATCCTGACGAATGCCCATGTAGTTCGCGAAGCCGATGAAGTGATCGTCAAGCTGAATGATAAACGTGAATTTCAGGCCAAGATTGTGGGGGTTGACCGCCGCACGGATGTCGCGCTGCTTAAAATTGATGCGACAGGGCTGCCGAAGGTCACCATTGGCAATCCTGAGCAACTGAAGGTAGGGGAGTGGGTGGTGGCAATTGGCTCCCCGTTTGGACTGGAAAGTACGTTGACCGCCGGTGTGGTCAGTGCAAAAGGCCGTGCCTTGCCACAGGAAAATTTTGTGCCTTTCATCCAGACCGATGTTGCCATTAACCCTGGCAATTCTGGCGGACCGTTATTCAACCTCAAGGGTGAGGTGGTAGGCATTAACTCCCAGATATACAGCCGAACTGGCGGTTATATGGGGTTATCGTTCGCCATTCCGATTGATGTGGCCATGGATGTTGCCAATCAGCTCAAGATTTCCGGTCGCGTAGCGCGTGGCTGGCTTGGGATCGGTATTCAGGAAATGACCAAGGAGCTGGCTGAGTCGTTTGGTATGAAGAATACCAAAGGGGCTTTGGTCGCCGGCGTGGAAAAAGGCAGTCCTGCTGAAAAGGGCGGCCTGGAGCCAGGTGATGTCGTAATCAAGTTCGATGGCAAGGATGTCAATGTTTCTTCCGATTTGCCGCGTATCGTTGGTTCCACCAAGCCTGGCAAGAAGGTGCAGGTCGAAGTCTTGCGCAGGGGGGCTAGCAAGACCTTGAATATTACACTGGGTGAAATGCCGGCCGACAAGGATGAGGTTGTGCCAACTGCGCAGCCCGATGCCAAGCCAGAGTCCAATCGCCTGGGGTTGACCCTACGCGAGTTGACGCCACAGCAGCGTCGTAGCCTCAATGGTCGCAATGCGCTGGTCGTGGTTGATGCGCAAGGTGCTGCTGCACAGGCAGGCATCCGCAGGGGAGATCTGATCCTAGCCCTGAACAATACGGAGGTGCAAAGCCTGGAGCAGTTCACCAAGCAGGTAAATGCGGTGCCTGCGGGTAAGACAGTGGCGTTGCTCGTGCAGCGGGAAAACAATACCCTGTACGTACCAGTCAAGGTTGGCAAGTAAGGCAGGCCAAGTAAAATATGTTGAGTGCCGGTATTTCCTGTAAAATCCGGCTCAATTAGAGTGTTGTAAAAGGGCGCTTCGGCGCCCTTCTTTACTTGGCTTAATCTAGAATAACTACATGAAGAATATTCGCAATTTTTCTATTATCGCTCATATCGACCACGGCAAGTCCACGCTGGCCGACCGTATCATCCAGTTGTGCGGTGGGCTGTCCGACCGTGAAATGGAGGCCCAGGTACTGGACTCCATGGATATTGAGCGTGAGCGCGGCATTACCATCAAGGCACAAACGGCGGCATTGGAATATAAGGCGCTGGATGGGCAGGTCTATAACCTGAATCTGATCGATACTCCCGGTCACGTCGATTTTTCCTACGAGGTCAGCCGCTCTCTCGCTGCCTGCGAGGGCGCATTGCTGGTCGTGGACGCTTCGCAAGGCGTAGAGGCGCAAAGCGTGGCGAACTGTTATACCGCGATTGACCAAGGTGTCGAGGTGGTTCCTGTTCTCAATAAGATCGATTTGCCTGCAGCAGATCCGGAACGCGTGATGCAGGAGATCGAGGATGTGATCGGCGTGGATGCTTCCGAGGCCGTGCGTTGTTCCGCCAAGACTGGTGTCGGGGTGCAGGATGTGTTGGAAACCATGATTGCCAAGATACCCCCGCCGGTAGGCGACCCGGAAAAACCCTTGAAGGCTTTGATTATCGACTCATGGTTCGACAATTATGTGGGCGTCATTATGCTGGTGCGGGTGGTGGACGGCGTGCTCAAGCCCAAAGACAAGATCCGCATGATGGCGACCAAGGCAACTTACCTTTGCGAGCAGGTCGGTGTCTTCACACCCAAGTCCCGCCCGCGTGCCTCGTTGTCGGCGGGTGAGGTGGGATTCATCATCGCGGGCATCAAGGAGCTGACCAGTGCCAAGGTCGGCGACACTGTCACCCTTGCAGACAGGCCAGCCAGTGAAGCCTTGCCAGGCTTCAAGGAAGTCAAGCCACAGGTATTTGCCGGCTTGTATCCAGTGGAATCGAACCAGTTCGAGGCCTTGCGCGAAGCGCTGGAAAAGTTGCGCCTCAACGATGCTTCGCTGCAATTCGAGCCAGAAAACTCCAGTGCGCTAGGCTTCGGCTTCCGGTGCGGGTTCCTTGGCCTGTTGCACATGGAAATCGTGCAGGAGCGCCTGGAGCGCGAGTACGACATGGATCTCATCACCACAGCGCCGACTGTGGTGTATGAGCTGTTACTCAAGAGCGGGGAGGTGGTGCAGATCGAGAACCCGTCGCGCCTGCCTGAGCCGTCGCGCATTACCGAAATCCGCGAACCCATCATTACCATCAACCTGTTGATGCCGCAGGATTACGTTGGCCCGGTGATGACCTTGTGCAATAACAAGCGCGGCGTGCAACGCAACATGCAATATATGGGGCGGCAGGTGATGCTGAGTTACGAGATGCCGCTCAATGAAGTGGTATTGGATTTCTTCGACAGGTTGAAATCGGTGTCACGTGGTTATGCTTCCATGGATTATGAGTTCCTTGAGTTCCGTGCCGCGGACCTGGTCAAGCTCGATATCATGGTCAATGGTGAACGCGTCGATGCATTGTCGTTGATTGTGCACCGTTCAAACAGCGTTTACCGTGGCCGGGAACTGGTATCCAAGATGCGCGAGCTGATTCCGCGCCAGATGTTTGATATTGCAGTGCAGGCTTCCATCGGCGCCAATATCATTGCCCGTGAGACGGTGAAAGCGATGCGCAAGAACGTCCTGGCCAAGTGTTATGGTGGCGACATCACCCGCAAGAAGAAACTTCTCGAAAAGCAGAAAGAAGGCAAGAAGCGTATGAAGCAAGTTGGTAATGTTGAAATTCCACAGGAAGCATTCCTGGCTATTTTGAGGGTTGAAGACAAATGATGTTTGCATTGTTTATGTTGGCGGTGCTGGTCATCACTGGGGCGATCTGGCTGCTGGACAGCTTGTTCTGGCGCAAGAAGCGTGCTGCAGATGCGGCAGACCCTGTGATCGTGGAGTACTCCAAAAGCTTCTTCCCCGTAATCCTGGCCGTATTCCTGATTCGTTCCTTCATTGTGGAACCATTCAAGATTCCTTCCGGCTCCATGATGCCGACCTTGCTGGCCGGGGATTTCATCTTGGTGAACAAGTTTTCCTACGGTCTGCGCGTACCTATCCTCAACAAGACTTTCTTTGAGATCGGGCATCCGCAACGCGGGGATGTGTTTGTGTTCCACTATCCGCCTGATCCCTCGATTGACTACATCAAGCGCGTGGTTGGCGTGCCAGGGGATCGCATTGCCTATCGCAACAAGCGCCTCTATGTGAATGGCCAGGCGGTGCAGACTGAATATGTCGATGATTACAAGTATGTCGGCTCCGGCCTTAACATGATTGTGACCAAACGCTATCAGGAGCAGCTGGGCGATACCAAGCACGATATCCTAATCGAGGAAAACGGCATGGCGTTCGATGGCGAGGTCGAGGTGCCTCCAGGTCACTACTTCGCCATGGGCGACAACCGGGACAATAGCAAGGACAGCCGTGTCTGGGGCTTCGTCCCCGAGGATAACCTGGTTGGCAAGGCATTCCTGATCTGGTGGAATTTTGACGACTTTGGCAGAATTGGCACCAAGATCAAATAATTGGAGGGAGCCAGCATGAAAAAGCAGCAAGGCATGTCATTCCTGAGCCTGGTGGTCGTCATCGCAGTGGGTATATTTTTTGCTGTATTGGCAATGAAGCTTGCGCCTTCCTATATCGAATATTTTGCTGTCAAGAAAGCGATTAGCCGCATTGCCCATGACCCAGGGTTCTCCAGCATGAGCAAAGCGGACATGATTGCTGCTTTCCAGAAGAGCGCCACCATCGACGATATCCGCAGCGTCGAAGCCCGGGACCTGACCTTCCTGCGTGATGAGAACGGCAAGACGGCGCTTTCGGTCGATTACCAGGTCGTGGTGCCCTTGTTTTCCAATATCAGTGTCTTGCTGGACTTCGAGGCATCTACCGACAATGCCCGTTGATCGTCAATCTTGCCCTGGCCGTGTGGCTTGCATGGCTTTTTCAATGCTGCATGTATCCCGTGGCGGGCTGCCGTTTTGAGCCAGAACAGCCTGGTACGCCAGCTTGCGTACGAATTCAAGGATAAAGGCCTGCTGACGCTGGCGCTCACCCATCGCAGCTATTCTGGAAGCAATAACGAGAGACTGGAGTTCCTTGGAGACGGCGTGCTGAATTTCCTGGTGGCACATCAGTTGTTCCTGCGTTTTCCAAAATTGCCCGAGGGCGATCTCAGCCGGTTGCGTGCTCAGCTGGTCAAGGAACAAACCTTGAGCGAGATTGCCACAGAACTGAGTGTGGGGGAATTCCTCCGTCTTGGCGAAGGCGAACTCAAGAGCGGCGGCTGGCGGCGCCCCTCGGTGCTGGCCGATGCTATGGAAGCCATCATCGGCGCGGTTTTCCTGGACGGGGGCTACCCGGCTGCCGAGGCGCTGGTGAAGCGCTTGTTCCTGCCGCGCATGGAGGGCATAGACCCGAAGGCAATCGGCAAGGATGCCAAGTCCCTGCTACAGGAATTCCTGCAAGGGCGCAAAATAGACCTGCCCGAATACAACGTCTTGGCAACCGAGGGCGAAGCGCATTGCCAGACATTCCGGGTGAGCTGCCATATCACCAAGTTCCAGATTACCACCGAGGGCAAAGGCTCCAGCCGACGTGCGGCTGAGCAGCAGGCCGCCCAGCTGGCTTACGAGCAATTGCTCGAAAAAGGAAAGAAATGACATCATCCAACGCTTTTCGTTGTGGCACCGTCGCCATCGTCGGCCGTCCCAACGTGGGCAAGTCCACCTTGCTCAACCATATCCTCGGCCTCAAGCTGAGCATTACGTCACGCAAGGCGCAAACCACGCGGCACCGCCTGCTGGGAATACATACCACGGAAGATACGCAATTCCTGTTCGTGGATACGCCAGGTTTCCAGCAAAAGCATATCAATGCGCTCAACCGCAACCTGAACCGCACCGTCACCCAGGTGCTGAGCGAGGTGGATGTGGTGTTGTTTGTGATCGAGCCCATGCACCTGGGAGATGCGGACCGCAAGGTGCTGCAGCTGCTGCCGAAGAATCAGCCAGTATTCCTGGTCGTCAACAAGGCTGACCTGATGGGCGACAAGGGGAACCTGTTGCCGTTGATTCAGGATTTCGACCTGGAGTTTCCATTCACCGGCATCATTCCCGTAAGCGCCAAGAAAAATCTGTATCTGGATGAGCTGCTGGCTGCCGTCCGTGAACACCTGCCTGAACAGCCGGCGATTTATGGCGAGGATGAGCTGACGGACCGTAACGAGCGCTTCCTGGCGGCAGAAATGCTGCGTGAAAAGATATTCCGTTTGCTGGGGGACGAAGTGCCGTATTCCGTAGCGGTGGAGATCGAGAAGTTCGAGCAGGAAGGCAATTTGCGCCGTATCCATGCCGCCATCATTGTCGACAAGGATAGCCAGAAGCCGATGCTGATCGGCAAGGGCGGCGAAAAGCTCAAGCGCATTTCCACCGAGGCGCGCCAAGATATGGAAAAGCTGTTCGGCGGCAAGATCTGGCTCGAGACCTGGGTGAAGGTCAAGAGTGGCTGGGCGGACGACGAACGCGCCTTGAAATCCCTGGGCTACTGAGAGCCTGTTCACAATTTTTTCATAGGGTACGCATGGCTCCAAAACGTGTCTGGTCAAGGCCCAGTGTGCAGGTAATGCTGCAACGCGGCGGACGTGTTTTAGGGGCATGCCCTCCGGGTTGCTCCGGCAGCGCAGCCGCTGCTGTGTTGCAAATCCTCGCCGGGCAATGAGCCCGTCTGTGGTTTGCGCCTTGCTTCGACTACACTGCCGGAGCAACGTACCTCATGAAAAAATTGTGAGCAGGCTCTAAAAGCCGACCCTGGACCAGAAGAACAGGATATTGCCGTTGCCCCGGCCGCCAGGCACATAACTGGTGTTCACCGAGTATTGCCTGTAGTTGAGCGACGCAATCGGCAGTACGCCAGGGATGGGGATGTTCTTGTAGATATCGGCACGCGAAGTGAGGAATGCCGTGTAGCCGACGCCGGCATGCAGTCCCGACCGAGGTCCCATCATCCATTGGTGTCCATAGCCCAGCATAGGTTGCACATTGCTGTGCGAGTCCGAGAATGCCATCAAGTAAACACCTTCCCAATTGCCTGCGGCATTGTAGCGGCTGCGTCCGTATCCCAGGCCCCAGGTGAATTCACGGAACGAGTCGATCTTGTCGTTATCGTAGGCAAAGCGCAAGTGGTGGGTCCAAAGCGGAATGTAGAGGTCATGATCGCCGTTTTTCCAGGTATCCGAGATGCGCTCGCATGACTTGTCTATCCATGAGTAGTCCGTGTTGCACGCGGCCTCTGCCGCCAGTGGGACGAGCATGGTGCTGCTCATCGCGATGATGCCGTGCCTGATATTCATAAGCCTATACCTTAACCATCTGCTAGACCTGACAGCAGAGCATGAGGAAAGGTTTCTCCACTGCGCTGATATGGGCGAGGAAACCTGAGATAAAATGCGTGCTGGTTCTTAATCTAACATAAAGTTTGCATGGCACTCAGTAACATCCACCGCCAAGACAATCAGCCTGTGTATGTGCTGCATACCTATCCGTTCAAGGAAACCAGCCTGGTGGTCGAGTTGTTCAGCCGCGAGTTCGGCCGGGTGGCGGCCGTCGCCAAGGGCGCGAGGCGTCCGCGTTCTGCCATGCGCGGCATGCTGCAGGCTTTTCAGCCACTGCAGGCGACATGGTCAGGCAAGGCCGAGCTCAAGAACCTGCACAGCATGGAGTGGGGAGCGGGTTTGCTCCTGCTGCGCGGCGAGGCGCTGATGTGCGGCTTCTACCTCAACGAGTTGCTGTTGCGCTTGCTGCCGCGCGAAGATGGGCATGACGCATTGTTCGACTACTATAGCCAAACCTTGCGCATACTTGCGCAGGACCAGGTGCCGGTGGCGACTACTTTGCGTCGCTTTGAGCTCAGGATGCTGCAGGAGCTGGGCTATGCCGTGCCGCTCGAGTATGACGAAGCAGGCAATGCCATCAAGCCTGAGCATATGTATTCCTACGTTGCCGAACAAGGCGCTGCCCCTACAAGCCAGCATGTAGCGCCGCCAAATGGCGTACAATTATCCGGCAAGACATTGCTTGCCATGGCGCAGGATGACTACAGCGATGCGCTGACCCAGCAGCAAAGCAAGCAATTGATGCGTGCCTTGCTCGCGCACTATCTGGGAGATAAACCTTTACATACCCGACAACTACTCATGGATCTGCAGGCATTATGAAACTAGGCGTCAATATCGATCACGTGGCCACCCTGCGCCAGGCGCGCGGCACTCAATACCCCAGTGTGGTGCAGGCCGCCCTGCGCGCCGAAGAGGCGGGGGCGGACAGCATCACCATTCATTTGCGCGAGGACCGGCGCCATATTCAGGATGCCGATGTTTTTGCGTTGCGTCCGTTGCTGCAGACGAAAATGAATCTGGAAATGGCGGTAACCGACGAAATGGTCGGCATCGCCCTTCAGGTGAGGCCGCAGGATGTCTGCCTGGTGCCTGAGCGCCGCGAAGAGCGCACGACCGAGGGCGGTCTGAACGTGATCGGCAACCTAGGCGCTATCAAGGGCGCCTGCAAGACGCTGGGAGATGCTGGAATTCGCGTTTCCTTGTTTATCGGGCCGGAGCTGGAACAAGTCGAAGCTGCCAAGGCGGCAGGCGCGCCGGTCATTGAAATTCACACAGGGGCATTTGCCGACGCCGGTACCGAGGCAGCAAAACATGCTGAATTGCAGCGCATTCGCATGGCAGTGGACCATGGGCTGGCACTGGGCCTGACTGTCAACGCCGGGCACGGCCTGAATATTCACAACGTGCATGAGATTGTCAGCATTCCCGGTATCGAGGAACTCAATATCGGCCATGCGATCGTGGCCCACGCCCTGTTTGTCGGCTGGGAGTACGCAGTGCGCGAAATGAAGGCGCTGATCGTGCAGAAGGCGACCTAAGCTTCGGTAACTCTCCAGCATGATTTATGGGATAGGTACCGATATCGTCGAAGTGGTGCGCATTGAGGAGTCACTCAGCCGCTTTGGTGACGCATTCGCCCGGCGTATTCTCAATGCTGCCGAGTGGCAGGAATACGAGGCGAGCCGGGTCAAGGCCAGGTTTCTTGCCAAGCGCTTCGCTGCCAAGGAGGCATTCGCCAAGGCGTTGGGCACAGGCATACGCGGCGCAGCCAGTTTCGAGAATATCGGTATCGGGCATGACGCCCTAGGCAAACCGGAGTTTCGGTTGGCGCCGTTGTTGCAGGCGTGGCTGGAGGAAAAGGGCGTAGGCAGCCTGCATCTTTCCCTCAGTGATGAGAAAGCCATCGCTGCCGCATTCGTGGTTTTGGAGCGCGCCTGAACCATGCATCGTAAGCTGTG from Methylobacillus flagellatus KT harbors:
- the lepA gene encoding translation elongation factor 4 yields the protein MKNIRNFSIIAHIDHGKSTLADRIIQLCGGLSDREMEAQVLDSMDIERERGITIKAQTAALEYKALDGQVYNLNLIDTPGHVDFSYEVSRSLAACEGALLVVDASQGVEAQSVANCYTAIDQGVEVVPVLNKIDLPAADPERVMQEIEDVIGVDASEAVRCSAKTGVGVQDVLETMIAKIPPPVGDPEKPLKALIIDSWFDNYVGVIMLVRVVDGVLKPKDKIRMMATKATYLCEQVGVFTPKSRPRASLSAGEVGFIIAGIKELTSAKVGDTVTLADRPASEALPGFKEVKPQVFAGLYPVESNQFEALREALEKLRLNDASLQFEPENSSALGFGFRCGFLGLLHMEIVQERLEREYDMDLITTAPTVVYELLLKSGEVVQIENPSRLPEPSRITEIREPIITINLLMPQDYVGPVMTLCNNKRGVQRNMQYMGRQVMLSYEMPLNEVVLDFFDRLKSVSRGYASMDYEFLEFRAADLVKLDIMVNGERVDALSLIVHRSNSVYRGRELVSKMRELIPRQMFDIAVQASIGANIIARETVKAMRKNVLAKCYGGDITRKKKLLEKQKEGKKRMKQVGNVEIPQEAFLAILRVEDK
- the pagP gene encoding lipid IV(A) palmitoyltransferase PagP; protein product: MNIRHGIIAMSSTMLVPLAAEAACNTDYSWIDKSCERISDTWKNGDHDLYIPLWTHHLRFAYDNDKIDSFREFTWGLGYGRSRYNAAGNWEGVYLMAFSDSHSNVQPMLGYGHQWMMGPRSGLHAGVGYTAFLTSRADIYKNIPIPGVLPIASLNYRQYSVNTSYVPGGRGNGNILFFWSRVGF
- the rnc gene encoding ribonuclease III, translated to MSQNSLVRQLAYEFKDKGLLTLALTHRSYSGSNNERLEFLGDGVLNFLVAHQLFLRFPKLPEGDLSRLRAQLVKEQTLSEIATELSVGEFLRLGEGELKSGGWRRPSVLADAMEAIIGAVFLDGGYPAAEALVKRLFLPRMEGIDPKAIGKDAKSLLQEFLQGRKIDLPEYNVLATEGEAHCQTFRVSCHITKFQITTEGKGSSRRAAEQQAAQLAYEQLLEKGKK
- the era gene encoding GTPase Era produces the protein MTSSNAFRCGTVAIVGRPNVGKSTLLNHILGLKLSITSRKAQTTRHRLLGIHTTEDTQFLFVDTPGFQQKHINALNRNLNRTVTQVLSEVDVVLFVIEPMHLGDADRKVLQLLPKNQPVFLVVNKADLMGDKGNLLPLIQDFDLEFPFTGIIPVSAKKNLYLDELLAAVREHLPEQPAIYGEDELTDRNERFLAAEMLREKIFRLLGDEVPYSVAVEIEKFEQEGNLRRIHAAIIVDKDSQKPMLIGKGGEKLKRISTEARQDMEKLFGGKIWLETWVKVKSGWADDERALKSLGY
- a CDS encoding pyridoxine 5'-phosphate synthase encodes the protein MMKLGVNIDHVATLRQARGTQYPSVVQAALRAEEAGADSITIHLREDRRHIQDADVFALRPLLQTKMNLEMAVTDEMVGIALQVRPQDVCLVPERREERTTEGGLNVIGNLGAIKGACKTLGDAGIRVSLFIGPELEQVEAAKAAGAPVIEIHTGAFADAGTEAAKHAELQRIRMAVDHGLALGLTVNAGHGLNIHNVHEIVSIPGIEELNIGHAIVAHALFVGWEYAVREMKALIVQKAT
- the recO gene encoding DNA repair protein RecO; protein product: MALSNIHRQDNQPVYVLHTYPFKETSLVVELFSREFGRVAAVAKGARRPRSAMRGMLQAFQPLQATWSGKAELKNLHSMEWGAGLLLLRGEALMCGFYLNELLLRLLPREDGHDALFDYYSQTLRILAQDQVPVATTLRRFELRMLQELGYAVPLEYDEAGNAIKPEHMYSYVAEQGAAPTSQHVAPPNGVQLSGKTLLAMAQDDYSDALTQQQSKQLMRALLAHYLGDKPLHTRQLLMDLQAL
- the lepB gene encoding signal peptidase I; amino-acid sequence: MMFALFMLAVLVITGAIWLLDSLFWRKKRAADAADPVIVEYSKSFFPVILAVFLIRSFIVEPFKIPSGSMMPTLLAGDFILVNKFSYGLRVPILNKTFFEIGHPQRGDVFVFHYPPDPSIDYIKRVVGVPGDRIAYRNKRLYVNGQAVQTEYVDDYKYVGSGLNMIVTKRYQEQLGDTKHDILIEENGMAFDGEVEVPPGHYFAMGDNRDNSKDSRVWGFVPEDNLVGKAFLIWWNFDDFGRIGTKIK
- a CDS encoding DUF4845 domain-containing protein — its product is MKKQQGMSFLSLVVVIAVGIFFAVLAMKLAPSYIEYFAVKKAISRIAHDPGFSSMSKADMIAAFQKSATIDDIRSVEARDLTFLRDENGKTALSVDYQVVVPLFSNISVLLDFEASTDNAR